The following coding sequences lie in one Sphingobium sp. KCTC 72723 genomic window:
- a CDS encoding DUF4112 domain-containing protein, producing MAISPNQFEAAARAIPGMGRDAASVRRRIEAMEQLLEGLFVIPGINRRVGLDTIVGLIPVIGDLATASMGAWMVWEARNLGMSKWQLTRMAANVGVDTLVGAIPFAGDIFDFAFRSNTRNLRIIRRHLDRHHPSTAMIDG from the coding sequence ATGGCGATTTCACCCAACCAGTTCGAAGCCGCCGCGCGCGCGATACCCGGCATGGGCCGCGACGCAGCGTCCGTCCGCCGCCGGATCGAAGCGATGGAACAATTGCTGGAAGGGTTGTTCGTCATTCCCGGCATCAACCGCCGGGTCGGGCTGGACACGATCGTCGGGCTGATCCCGGTCATCGGCGACCTGGCCACCGCGTCGATGGGCGCGTGGATGGTGTGGGAAGCCCGCAACCTTGGCATGTCGAAATGGCAACTGACGCGCATGGCCGCCAATGTCGGGGTCGATACGCTGGTCGGGGCGATACCCTTCGCCGGGGATATTTTCGATTTCGCCTTCCGCTCCAACACGCGCAACCTGCGCATCATCCGCAGGCATCTGGACCGGCATCATCCGTCGACCGCGATGATCGACGGGTAG
- a CDS encoding YraN family protein, which produces MTRAQAERKGRQAERIAGWWLRLKGWQIIGRRMRTPAGEVDLVARRGAMIAFVEVKARATAAELDLAIDERRLARVAAAAEILWYDLAKPGDDMRIDVILLAPGRAPRHLANVWHGG; this is translated from the coding sequence GTGACGCGCGCGCAGGCGGAAAGGAAGGGACGTCAGGCCGAACGCATTGCCGGCTGGTGGCTGCGGCTCAAAGGCTGGCAGATTATCGGACGACGGATGCGCACCCCGGCGGGCGAAGTCGATCTGGTCGCCCGGCGCGGCGCGATGATCGCTTTTGTCGAGGTGAAGGCGCGCGCCACCGCAGCAGAGCTTGACCTGGCCATCGACGAACGGCGGCTGGCCCGCGTCGCGGCGGCGGCGGAAATTCTCTGGTATGATCTCGCCAAACCGGGCGACGACATGCGAATCGACGTCATCCTCCTTGCGCCGGGGCGTGCGCCACGCCATCTGGCGAACGTCTGGCATGGGGGATAA
- the rsmI gene encoding 16S rRNA (cytidine(1402)-2'-O)-methyltransferase, giving the protein METQSSGLEPGLYIVAGPIGNLGDLTPRAAEILRLADVVAVEDTRVSARLLRHAGSDRPMVPYHDHSADHVRNRLVERMAGESVALLSDAGTPLISDPGYKLVRDARAAGRSITTLPGPSAAIAALTLSGLPTDRFLFMGFLPSKAKARGDALDEVAGLRATLVFYESGPRLSESLSSMAAHLGDRDAAVSREISKTFEETATGTLLELSARYADAPPRGEIVVTVGPPGEAPPASAEDADAALIEAMTRLPVSKAAGEVAKKLGLDRRTLYDRAMDLKG; this is encoded by the coding sequence ATGGAAACTCAATCATCGGGTCTTGAACCTGGGCTTTACATCGTCGCGGGGCCGATCGGCAACCTTGGTGACCTTACGCCGCGCGCGGCGGAAATTTTGCGGCTGGCCGATGTGGTCGCCGTGGAAGATACACGGGTCAGCGCGCGCCTGTTGCGCCATGCCGGGTCGGATCGGCCGATGGTCCCCTATCATGATCATAGCGCTGACCATGTCCGCAACCGGCTGGTCGAGCGGATGGCGGGCGAATCGGTCGCACTCCTGTCGGATGCTGGCACCCCACTGATTTCCGATCCGGGCTACAAGCTGGTGCGGGATGCGCGCGCGGCGGGGCGCAGCATCACGACTCTGCCCGGACCCAGCGCGGCGATCGCGGCGCTGACGCTGTCGGGCCTGCCGACCGACCGTTTCCTGTTCATGGGTTTTCTGCCCAGCAAGGCGAAGGCGCGCGGCGACGCGCTGGACGAAGTGGCGGGTCTGCGCGCCACGCTGGTCTTTTACGAAAGCGGCCCGCGCCTGTCGGAAAGCCTGTCGTCTATGGCCGCGCATCTGGGTGACCGGGACGCTGCCGTCAGCCGGGAAATCAGCAAGACGTTCGAGGAAACGGCGACCGGCACGCTGCTTGAGCTGTCCGCCCGTTACGCCGACGCCCCGCCCAGGGGCGAAATTGTCGTCACCGTCGGCCCGCCCGGCGAAGCGCCGCCCGCCAGCGCGGAAGATGCCGACGCTGCGCTGATCGAAGCCATGACGCGCCTGCCCGTGTCGAAAGCGGCGGGGGAGGTCGCCAAGAAACTGGGTCTGGACCGGCGCACGCTTTACGACCGGGCGATGGACCTGAAGGGGTGA
- a CDS encoding ribonuclease T2 family protein, whose protein sequence is MHKLLAALLLIAAPGTALAQANQCRLPAMIARPHVEGPTVDDPKRILPIGYYTLAVSWTPQYCKTSRGGARDALQCRSDNDFAFTLHGLWPDGYGREWPQYCKPSGLLPRKVIRDHLCATPSVQLIQHEWEKHGTCMPTTPTRFFALSRQLYSALRYPDMAALAQRPTLSAGDFRAAFAARNKGMVADGLRLNVTRDGALSEVWICMDRKYRYIACPPQQGGVANRAQLRIEPPR, encoded by the coding sequence ATGCATAAGTTGCTGGCTGCTTTGCTGTTGATCGCTGCGCCCGGCACGGCGCTGGCGCAGGCGAACCAATGCCGCTTGCCCGCGATGATCGCGCGTCCGCATGTGGAGGGACCAACTGTCGACGATCCCAAGCGTATCCTGCCGATCGGCTATTACACGCTCGCGGTCAGCTGGACGCCGCAATATTGCAAGACGTCGCGCGGCGGCGCGCGCGATGCGCTCCAGTGTCGATCGGACAATGATTTCGCCTTCACCCTGCATGGCCTGTGGCCCGACGGATATGGCAGGGAATGGCCGCAATATTGCAAGCCGTCCGGCCTGCTGCCGCGCAAGGTGATCCGCGATCATCTGTGCGCGACGCCGTCTGTCCAACTGATCCAGCATGAATGGGAAAAACACGGCACCTGTATGCCGACGACCCCGACCAGATTTTTCGCCCTGTCGCGCCAGCTTTATTCCGCGCTGCGCTACCCGGACATGGCGGCGCTGGCGCAGCGGCCGACCCTGTCGGCTGGAGATTTCAGAGCGGCTTTCGCGGCACGAAATAAGGGCATGGTCGCGGACGGCCTGCGCCTGAACGTCACACGCGACGGCGCGCTCAGCGAAGTGTGGATCTGTATGGATCGCAAATATCGCTACATCGCCTGTCCGCCGCAGCAGGGCGGAGTCGCGAACCGCGCGCAATTGCGGATCGAACCGCCGCGCTGA
- a CDS encoding DedA family protein, translating to MTDWVLRLIDAGGYWGIFALMVLENVFPPIPSELIMGIGGIRVGQGRMAMEWLLVAGTIGTTVGNYFWYLVGHILGFGRLKPLVDRFGRWATLEWRDVEALDRLFGKYGQIVVFVFRFMPALRTMISLPAGLFRMGHIRFLAWTAGGALIWNILLAYAGVILGKNFQDIDRYVGPAATACVVGAILIYLWRLATWRPKG from the coding sequence ATGACGGACTGGGTTCTCCGCCTGATCGACGCGGGTGGCTATTGGGGCATATTCGCGCTGATGGTGCTGGAAAATGTCTTTCCGCCGATCCCGTCCGAACTCATCATGGGCATTGGTGGCATCCGCGTGGGTCAGGGGCGGATGGCGATGGAGTGGCTGCTCGTCGCCGGGACGATCGGCACTACCGTCGGCAATTATTTCTGGTATCTGGTCGGGCATATATTGGGCTTTGGCCGGTTGAAACCGCTGGTGGATCGCTTTGGCCGCTGGGCGACGCTGGAATGGCGCGATGTCGAGGCGCTGGACCGGCTGTTCGGCAAATATGGCCAGATCGTCGTCTTCGTGTTCCGCTTCATGCCCGCGCTACGCACCATGATCTCGCTGCCCGCCGGCCTGTTCCGCATGGGTCATATCCGCTTTCTCGCCTGGACGGCGGGCGGGGCGCTGATCTGGAACATATTGCTGGCTTATGCGGGCGTTATTTTGGGTAAGAATTTTCAGGACATCGACCGCTATGTCGGTCCGGCCGCGACGGCCTGCGTCGTGGGCGCGATACTGATCTACCTGTGGCGGCTGGCGACCTGGCGACCCAAGGGTTAA
- a CDS encoding tyrosine recombinase XerC: MAASDLIERWRAHLALDRRRSTHTVRAYVATAERLQAFLTEHHGQVADAARLAKLEQADLRAFLTARRMDGIGNLSAARELSAVRGFLRFCGGEDAAIPQLKGPRVKRGLPRPISPDEVVALAQDIAEGAREPWIGARDWAVLLLLYGAGLRIGEAMGLQGDVLPLGDVLRVTGKRNKTRMVPLLPQVRDAMLAYVEQCPHPQARNQPLFRGARGGPLSPALIRRAVQGARGRLGLSDRTTPHALRHSFATHLLGRGADLRSLQELLGHASLSSTQVYTQVDAAHLMDVYRAAHPRA, from the coding sequence ATGGCTGCATCCGACCTTATCGAACGCTGGCGCGCGCATCTGGCGCTCGACCGGCGGCGCTCGACTCATACGGTGCGGGCTTATGTCGCCACGGCGGAGCGGTTGCAGGCCTTTCTGACCGAACATCATGGGCAAGTCGCCGATGCGGCGCGGCTGGCAAAGCTGGAACAGGCGGACCTGCGCGCGTTTCTGACGGCGCGGCGGATGGATGGCATCGGCAATCTGTCGGCGGCACGGGAATTGTCTGCCGTGCGCGGGTTTTTGCGCTTTTGCGGGGGAGAGGATGCGGCGATCCCGCAGTTGAAAGGCCCACGGGTCAAGCGTGGCCTGCCCCGACCCATTTCGCCTGATGAAGTCGTGGCGCTGGCGCAGGACATTGCCGAGGGCGCGCGCGAGCCGTGGATCGGCGCGCGCGATTGGGCAGTGCTGCTGCTGCTTTATGGCGCGGGGCTGCGCATTGGCGAAGCGATGGGGTTGCAGGGTGACGTGCTGCCGCTGGGCGATGTGCTGCGGGTAACGGGCAAGCGCAACAAGACGCGGATGGTCCCGCTGCTGCCGCAGGTGCGCGACGCGATGCTGGCCTATGTCGAGCAATGCCCCCATCCACAGGCGCGCAACCAGCCGTTGTTTCGCGGCGCGCGGGGCGGACCATTATCGCCTGCGCTGATTCGCCGCGCGGTGCAGGGTGCGCGCGGGCGGCTGGGCCTGTCGGATCGGACGACGCCCCATGCGTTACGCCACAGCTTTGCGACGCATCTGCTGGGGCGCGGGGCGGATTTGCGGTCGTTGCAGGAATTGCTGGGCCATGCCAGCCTGTCGTCCACCCAAGTCTATACGCAGGTGGACGCAGCCCACCTGATGGACGTCTATCGCGCCGCGCATCCGCGCGCCTGA
- a CDS encoding MBL fold metallo-hydrolase, producing the protein MALPFDPADLPTGIAMPLSPLVARVLAPNPSPFTYTGTQTYLAGAHDVAVIDPGPDDPAHLAALTAAIAGRPVVAILCTHTHRDHSPAARPLSDATGAPIIGCAPLTLDDDGPRADAAFDAAYRPDRVLGDGDRVSGQGWTLEAVTTPGHTSNHLCFALSQEQALFTGDHVMGWSTSVISPPDGDMSAYMRSMQRLLDRDDYVYYPAHGEPIDNPQRLVRGMMGHRKQREGQILRFLERNGTSAIPDMVAEMYKGVDPRLHPAAGRSVLAHLIDLDGRGIAAPQPDGRWQIA; encoded by the coding sequence ATGGCACTCCCTTTCGATCCGGCCGATCTGCCGACCGGCATAGCGATGCCGCTGTCTCCACTGGTGGCGCGGGTGCTGGCACCCAATCCATCGCCCTTTACCTATACCGGCACGCAAACCTATCTGGCCGGGGCGCACGATGTCGCAGTGATCGACCCCGGCCCGGACGATCCGGCGCATCTGGCCGCGCTGACTGCCGCCATCGCTGGCCGTCCGGTCGTCGCGATCCTCTGCACCCACACCCACCGCGACCACAGCCCCGCCGCGCGCCCCTTGAGCGACGCAACCGGCGCGCCGATCATCGGTTGCGCGCCGCTGACGCTGGACGATGACGGCCCGCGTGCCGACGCCGCGTTCGATGCGGCCTATCGCCCCGACCGGGTGCTGGGCGATGGCGACCGGGTGAGCGGGCAGGGCTGGACGCTGGAAGCCGTCACGACGCCCGGCCACACCTCCAACCACCTCTGCTTCGCCCTTTCGCAAGAACAGGCGTTGTTCACGGGCGATCATGTCATGGGCTGGTCCACCAGCGTCATTTCGCCCCCCGATGGCGACATGAGCGCCTATATGCGCTCCATGCAGCGGCTGCTCGACCGGGACGACTACGTCTATTACCCCGCCCATGGCGAACCGATCGACAATCCCCAGCGGCTGGTGCGCGGCATGATGGGTCATCGCAAGCAGCGGGAGGGGCAGATATTGCGCTTCCTCGAACGCAACGGCACCAGCGCCATCCCCGACATGGTCGCCGAAATGTACAAGGGCGTCGATCCGCGCCTGCACCCGGCCGCCGGGCGCTCGGTGCTGGCGCATCTCATTGATCTCGACGGGCGGGGCATCGCCGCGCCGCAGCCGGACGGACGATGGCAGATCGCCTGA
- the nadC gene encoding carboxylating nicotinate-nucleotide diphosphorylase, with translation MTVSSPAFSLAGFDLATFVAATLAEDLGPDNRDVTSEAVIPADAIFDGVMDSRDTVTLAGLPIAAAFFRALDPDVEIALLAQDGDRVAAGTDILRIRGKARAMLTAERSALNTVQHLTGIATMARAYVDAIAGTGATLLDTRKTIPGLRILEKYATRMGGATNHRMGLWDAAMIKDNHVAVAGSVEEAVRRAVAAGVASIIVEVDRIDQIEPALAAGATHLLLDNMDAATLRGAVTLVGGRVPTEASGGVTLDTIRAKAETGVTYISVGRLTQSAPAADIGLDFAYA, from the coding sequence ATGACTGTCTCGTCCCCTGCCTTCAGTCTGGCCGGTTTCGACCTTGCCACCTTCGTAGCCGCCACGCTGGCGGAGGATCTGGGACCGGACAATCGCGACGTCACCAGTGAGGCGGTGATTCCCGCCGATGCGATCTTCGACGGAGTGATGGACAGCCGGGACACAGTGACGCTGGCCGGACTGCCGATCGCGGCGGCTTTCTTCCGCGCGCTCGACCCCGATGTGGAAATCGCACTGCTGGCCCAGGATGGCGATCGGGTGGCGGCGGGGACCGACATCCTGCGCATCCGGGGCAAGGCCCGCGCGATGCTGACGGCGGAACGGTCCGCGCTCAACACCGTCCAGCATCTGACGGGCATAGCCACCATGGCGCGCGCCTATGTCGACGCCATCGCCGGGACCGGCGCGACATTGCTGGATACGCGCAAGACTATTCCGGGCCTGCGCATCCTTGAAAAATACGCCACCCGCATGGGCGGCGCGACCAATCACCGCATGGGGCTTTGGGATGCGGCGATGATCAAGGATAATCATGTTGCCGTCGCCGGATCGGTGGAGGAAGCCGTGCGCCGCGCCGTCGCCGCCGGGGTCGCCAGCATCATCGTGGAAGTCGACCGGATCGACCAGATCGAACCCGCGCTGGCCGCTGGCGCAACCCATTTGCTGCTCGACAATATGGACGCGGCCACACTGCGCGGCGCGGTCACACTGGTTGGCGGGCGCGTGCCGACCGAAGCGTCGGGCGGCGTCACGCTCGACACCATCCGGGCAAAGGCGGAAACCGGCGTCACCTATATCAGCGTCGGCCGCCTGACCCAGTCGGCCCCTGCCGCCGACATCGGATTGGATTTCGCTTATGCATAA
- the gshB gene encoding glutathione synthase: MTTLNPLTVAVQMDPMEGIGIAGDSTFHIMLAGQARGHRLYHYLANDLTFRDGRVLAKAHPVKVQKVPGDHFAFGPAEMIDLGRDVDVVLMRQDPPFDLSYITATHLLERVQEETLVVNDPASVRNAPEKLFVLDYARFMPPTMITRDLAEVRSFLAEHGEIVVKPLYGNGGVAVFHVDAKGSNLSSLVELFKASWVEPFMVQAFIPGVAEGDKRIVLVDGDVAGAVNRIPGAGEIRSNLAVGGSAAKTQLTDKEREICAALGPELKRRGLLFVGIDVIGGEWLTEINVTSPTGIVSIDAFDGTDTGGLIWDAIDARLAARAAA, from the coding sequence ATGACCACCCTCAACCCCCTGACCGTCGCTGTGCAGATGGACCCGATGGAGGGCATTGGCATTGCGGGCGATTCGACCTTCCACATCATGCTGGCGGGGCAGGCGCGCGGGCATCGCCTCTACCATTATCTCGCCAACGACCTGACTTTCCGCGATGGCCGCGTGCTGGCGAAGGCGCATCCGGTCAAGGTGCAGAAGGTGCCGGGCGACCATTTCGCCTTCGGCCCGGCGGAAATGATCGACCTTGGCCGCGACGTCGATGTCGTGCTGATGCGGCAGGATCCGCCCTTTGATTTAAGCTACATCACCGCCACCCACCTGCTCGAACGGGTGCAGGAAGAAACGCTGGTGGTGAATGATCCCGCCAGCGTCCGCAACGCGCCCGAAAAATTGTTCGTGCTGGATTATGCCCGCTTCATGCCGCCCACCATGATCACGCGCGATCTGGCCGAAGTGCGCAGTTTCCTGGCCGAACATGGCGAAATCGTCGTCAAGCCGCTCTACGGCAATGGGGGCGTCGCCGTGTTTCATGTCGATGCGAAAGGATCGAACCTGTCGTCGCTCGTGGAACTCTTCAAGGCGTCATGGGTCGAGCCTTTCATGGTGCAGGCATTCATCCCCGGCGTCGCGGAAGGCGACAAGCGTATCGTGCTGGTGGATGGCGATGTCGCAGGCGCAGTGAACCGCATCCCCGGCGCGGGCGAAATCCGCTCCAACCTGGCCGTCGGCGGATCGGCGGCAAAGACACAACTGACCGACAAGGAACGCGAAATCTGCGCCGCGCTCGGCCCGGAACTCAAGCGACGCGGCCTGTTGTTCGTGGGTATCGACGTGATCGGCGGCGAATGGCTGACCGAAATCAATGTAACTTCGCCCACCGGCATCGTGTCGATCGACGCTTTCGACGGCACCGACACCGGCGGCCTGATCTGGGACGCGATCGACGCCCGGCTGGCGGCACGGGCAGCGGCCTGA
- a CDS encoding DUF4230 domain-containing protein, whose protein sequence is MADRLKRYAGPVAVALLILIVGGAMLVGWQRYNRDYVVSVEDDGSAVTKVIAARIAGTSSLKVSEMSGTIQSTAQDVRGFGLLKSDQLVKMPFTVDYFVDVSRLSASDLEWNPQTRTLIVHAPDVAPGRPNVDESRRTLVRTGGLFVTRQAGEALNRRVSAHAQQRAQATARAPERMAQARDYGRAAIGRLMAAPLAAAGFGDAQVVVTFPPERTARNGEQWDVTTPLNEVLANTPPQR, encoded by the coding sequence ATGGCAGATCGCCTGAAACGCTACGCCGGGCCGGTGGCCGTCGCGCTGCTGATCCTGATCGTCGGCGGCGCGATGCTGGTCGGCTGGCAGCGCTATAATCGCGACTATGTCGTCAGCGTGGAGGATGACGGGTCCGCCGTGACCAAGGTGATCGCCGCGCGCATCGCCGGGACCAGCAGCCTCAAAGTGTCGGAAATGTCCGGCACCATACAAAGCACGGCGCAGGACGTGCGCGGCTTTGGCCTGCTCAAATCCGACCAGTTGGTGAAAATGCCCTTCACGGTCGATTATTTCGTGGACGTCAGCCGCCTGTCCGCAAGCGATCTGGAATGGAATCCGCAGACCCGCACCCTCATCGTCCATGCGCCCGACGTTGCGCCGGGCCGCCCCAATGTCGATGAAAGCCGCCGCACGCTGGTTCGCACCGGCGGGCTGTTCGTGACCCGGCAGGCGGGCGAGGCACTTAACCGCCGCGTGTCCGCCCATGCGCAACAGCGCGCGCAGGCCACCGCGCGCGCGCCCGAACGCATGGCGCAGGCGCGCGATTATGGCCGTGCGGCGATCGGCCGGCTGATGGCCGCCCCGCTCGCCGCCGCCGGATTTGGCGACGCGCAGGTGGTCGTCACCTTTCCGCCAGAACGCACCGCCCGCAACGGCGAACAATGGGACGTGACCACGCCGCTGAACGAGGTACTGGCCAACACGCCGCCACAGCGTTAG
- the nadA gene encoding quinolinate synthase NadA — MNAITGIPQGTDLRAEIDRLRKERNAVILGHYYQSPEIQDLSDFVGDSLELSRKAAETDADVIAFCGVRFMAETAKILSPDKIVILPDMDAGCSLEDSCPPAQFKAFREAHPDHIALSYINCSAEVKALSDIIVTSSSAEKILSQIPKDQKIIFGPDKHLGGYLKRKLGRDMLLWPGVCIVHEAFSETELLKLKLLHPDAPIAAHPECPPYIVDHADYVGSTSGILDFAKTMPGDTLIVATEPHIIHQMEKAVPHKHFIGAPGADGNCNCNICPYMALNTMEKLYISLRDLQPRIEMNETLRLAAKKSLDRMLEMASGTVGQGDVGAR, encoded by the coding sequence ATGAACGCTATCACCGGCATCCCGCAGGGTACGGACCTGCGCGCGGAAATCGATCGGCTGCGCAAGGAACGCAACGCCGTCATCCTTGGTCATTATTACCAAAGCCCGGAAATTCAGGATCTGTCCGATTTCGTCGGCGATTCGCTTGAACTGTCGCGCAAAGCGGCGGAAACCGACGCTGACGTCATTGCCTTTTGCGGCGTGCGCTTCATGGCCGAAACCGCCAAGATATTGTCGCCCGACAAGATCGTCATCCTGCCCGACATGGACGCCGGATGCAGCCTGGAAGACTCCTGCCCCCCCGCCCAGTTCAAGGCGTTTCGCGAAGCCCACCCGGACCATATCGCCTTGAGCTACATCAACTGCTCGGCCGAAGTGAAGGCGCTGTCCGACATCATCGTGACGTCCTCGTCCGCCGAAAAGATCCTGTCGCAAATCCCCAAGGACCAGAAGATCATTTTCGGTCCCGACAAGCATCTGGGCGGCTATCTCAAGCGCAAGCTGGGCCGCGACATGCTGTTGTGGCCGGGCGTGTGCATCGTGCATGAAGCCTTCAGCGAGACCGAATTGCTGAAACTGAAACTGCTGCACCCCGACGCGCCGATCGCCGCCCACCCCGAATGTCCGCCCTATATCGTCGATCATGCCGACTATGTCGGATCGACCAGCGGCATCCTCGACTTTGCCAAGACGATGCCCGGCGACACGCTGATCGTTGCCACCGAACCGCATATCATCCACCAGATGGAAAAGGCGGTCCCGCACAAGCATTTCATCGGCGCGCCCGGCGCGGACGGCAACTGCAACTGCAACATCTGCCCCTATATGGCGCTCAACACGATGGAAAAGCTGTATATTTCCCTGCGCGACTTGCAGCCCCGCATTGAAATGAACGAAACCCTGCGCCTCGCCGCAAAAAAGAGCCTCGACCGGATGCTGGAAATGGCCAGCGGCACGGTAGGGCAGGGGGATGTCGGCGCGCGATGA